CTAAGAGAAGTTCCTCCCGCCCCCTCGAACACAGATGTTCCTCTCCGTATGCAGGCTTTTAATCTCGCGTACGACAACTTTCTCGGACGACTGGCGATAGGCAGAATTTTTGAGGGGAAAATAAAATCCGGAATGAATGTTTTCATTAACGAGCCGGGCAAGGAGACAGTCTCGGGTAAGATCACAAAGCTTTTCTCTTTCACAGGAATTCAAAGAAAAGAAGTACAGGAGGCAGTCGCGGGAGACATCGTGATGATCGCGGGACTTCCCTCTATCTATATCGGAGAAACTATCTGCGAAAAGCCCGACCAGGAACCCCTGCCCTCAATCACGATTGACGAGCCGACTATCTCGCTCCAGTTTCTTGTGAATGATTCGCCATTTGCGGGACGGGAAGGTAAGTTTGTGACCGGAAGACAGATTCGTGAGAGGCTCGAGCGCGAGCTCGAAGTTAACGTCGGACTGAAGGTTGATTTTACCGACGACACATTTACGGTGTACGGACGAGGAGAGCTTCACATCGCCATCTTGCTCGAAAATATGCGCCGAGAAGGGTACGAACTTCAGGTTTCCCAACCGAAAGTCATCATCAAAGAAACAGACGGCGTTACGATGGAGCCTTTTGAAGAAGTGATTATTGATGTTAAGGACGAAGTTTCGGGTAGCATCATTAGTACGCTTTCAGAGAGAAAAGGAATTCTCACGGATTCAAAAGAGCATCATGGGAATATGAGATTGGTGTTCGAAGTTCCGACCCGGGCGCTTTTGGGCTACCGAGGGCAGTTTGTTATTGAAACCAAGGGCGAGGGAATTCTCTCTTCCCGATTCATCGAATTTCGAAAGCACAAAGGAGAGATAAAGAGACAAAGCTACGGCTCGATGATTTCCATGGAGGCGGGAAAAGGCGTGGCATTTGCGCTCAACAATCTTCAGGAGAGAGGTGTGCTCTATATTGGAGCGGGCGATGAAGTGTATGTGGGAATGGTGATTGGAAATGTTACCAAAGGGCTCGATATGACGGTAAATCCAATTAAAGGAAAGCAACTTACGAACATGCGCCAAACCGGCTCAGACGGACTTGTGCTTTTGACTCCGCCTTGGAGGCTCTCAATTGAACGCGGAATGGAGATAATGACGGAAGATGAATATCTGGAAATTACTCCAAAATCGGTTCGGCTCCGTAAAAAATTTTTGACCGAAAACGAGCGCGTAAAAGCAACGAGAAAATCGGGCTGATTTTTTATTTGACTTTCGGCATAAATTCTTGAGTCGATTCCTGTTTTTGCTCTGTAAAGAGCCCAAATTCGGATTGCATCCGTTTAAAAAACTTCTCCCGGAATCTTCTTAAAAGATCATCCTGATAGTTAATTTT
The genomic region above belongs to Candidatus Taylorbacteria bacterium and contains:
- the typA gene encoding translational GTPase TypA; translation: MEFRNIAIIAHVDHGKTTLTDALLKQTGVVEEGVSMDSNALEKERGITIYSKNTSLIYKGVKINIVDTPGHADFGSEVERVLRSIDTVLLVVDAQEGPMPQTRFVLKKSLELGLKPIVIINKIDKSAARPEEAHEEVLELFLELGANDEQLNFTTVYAVGRLGVAKMKMTDESSDLTPLLDTILREVPPAPSNTDVPLRMQAFNLAYDNFLGRLAIGRIFEGKIKSGMNVFINEPGKETVSGKITKLFSFTGIQRKEVQEAVAGDIVMIAGLPSIYIGETICEKPDQEPLPSITIDEPTISLQFLVNDSPFAGREGKFVTGRQIRERLERELEVNVGLKVDFTDDTFTVYGRGELHIAILLENMRREGYELQVSQPKVIIKETDGVTMEPFEEVIIDVKDEVSGSIISTLSERKGILTDSKEHHGNMRLVFEVPTRALLGYRGQFVIETKGEGILSSRFIEFRKHKGEIKRQSYGSMISMEAGKGVAFALNNLQERGVLYIGAGDEVYVGMVIGNVTKGLDMTVNPIKGKQLTNMRQTGSDGLVLLTPPWRLSIERGMEIMTEDEYLEITPKSVRLRKKFLTENERVKATRKSG